A genomic region of Rhodospirillales bacterium contains the following coding sequences:
- a CDS encoding D-alanyl-D-alanine carboxypeptidase: MGFKTPRIFHIAVFCLIACTACFLVPETADAKGNPKYASIVIDADTGMVLSQSHADRVLHPASLAKMMTLLLTFDALERGDLKLSDRVVFSRHAASMVPSKLDIPAGQSIRVEDAIYALVTKSANDVAVALAEKVGGSENQFAYQMTSKAREIGMSSTRFRNASGLHDPRQVTTARDMAKLAAYIIRTYPQYYSYFSTRNFSYQGKSYHNHNRLLGVYKGMDGFKTGYVQASGFNLVASAKRDNQRIIGVVFGGRTARSRNDHMVSLLDKGFSKMETIRIASAKIPVPSRKPVTLMQVAALDNMAPAAGNDDDDDDSNVKWADLNPMLQNQAFQNIIGQGDYDPAITSRFETGLMAIAAHKERQAPPSTGIQTVAYTSPQTNKGWAIQVGAFASRVKTDKAIARAQKKLPPTLADSKTAMIAPLKTGDGWLFRGRIAGFTKNEALRACRYLRDCLPVSPQAY, from the coding sequence ATGGGCTTTAAAACCCCTCGCATCTTTCATATCGCTGTTTTTTGTTTAATAGCCTGCACGGCCTGCTTTCTGGTGCCGGAAACAGCCGACGCCAAAGGCAATCCCAAATATGCCTCTATTGTTATTGACGCCGATACCGGCATGGTTTTGTCGCAAAGTCATGCCGACCGGGTTTTGCACCCGGCCTCTCTGGCAAAAATGATGACATTGCTCCTGACATTTGACGCCCTTGAGCGCGGGGATCTGAAACTAAGTGACCGCGTTGTATTCTCTCGTCATGCCGCCAGCATGGTTCCCAGCAAACTGGATATTCCCGCCGGGCAGAGTATCCGCGTTGAAGACGCCATTTATGCGCTGGTAACAAAATCGGCTAATGACGTGGCGGTCGCGCTGGCCGAAAAAGTCGGCGGCAGCGAAAATCAGTTTGCCTATCAAATGACCTCGAAAGCCCGGGAAATCGGCATGTCGAGCACCCGGTTCCGCAACGCATCGGGGCTGCATGATCCCCGTCAGGTTACAACGGCGCGCGATATGGCCAAGCTGGCTGCCTATATCATCCGGACCTATCCACAGTATTACAGCTATTTTTCGACCCGGAATTTCAGTTATCAGGGTAAAAGTTATCACAACCACAACCGGCTTCTCGGTGTTTACAAGGGGATGGACGGCTTTAAAACCGGGTACGTTCAGGCATCAGGTTTTAATCTGGTCGCTTCGGCCAAGCGCGATAACCAGCGCATTATCGGCGTTGTCTTTGGCGGCCGCACAGCACGGAGCCGTAACGATCACATGGTTAGCCTGCTCGATAAAGGCTTTTCCAAGATGGAGACTATACGGATTGCTTCGGCCAAGATTCCTGTTCCCTCCCGCAAACCCGTCACTTTAATGCAAGTCGCCGCTCTGGATAATATGGCTCCGGCCGCCGGAAACGACGATGATGACGATGACAGCAATGTTAAATGGGCTGACCTAAACCCGATGCTCCAGAATCAAGCGTTCCAGAACATCATCGGTCAGGGAGACTATGATCCGGCCATCACCAGCCGCTTTGAAACGGGGCTGATGGCCATTGCCGCCCATAAAGAACGTCAGGCGCCGCCCAGCACCGGAATCCAGACTGTTGCCTATACGTCTCCGCAGACCAATAAAGGCTGGGCTATCCAAGTTGGCGCCTTTGCCAGCCGGGTAAAAACCGATAAAGCCATCGCCCGCGCCCAGAAAAAACTGCCGCCGACTCTGGCCGATTCAAAAACAGCGATGATCGCGCCGCTCAAAACCGGTGACGGCTGGCTGTTCCGGGGACGGATCGCAGGCTTTACCAAAAACGAAGCCCTGCGGGCTTGCCGCTATTTACGTGATTGTCTGCCCGTTTCACCGCAGGCTTATTGA
- a CDS encoding phasin family protein, with protein MAKGQVKIDKIAQDMTSAGKQQAEAYAACFGILFKGSEDIVKTNTAFIQKFAEKQAQYMNDSLQVKTLNEWAETQNEIAQANLNDLMDMATRTSEQCVKLAVDVMAPINQQIGETVKKAGKSMAA; from the coding sequence ATGGCTAAGGGACAAGTGAAAATCGATAAAATTGCGCAAGACATGACCAGCGCCGGTAAACAACAGGCCGAGGCTTACGCGGCATGTTTCGGTATTTTGTTCAAAGGCTCCGAAGATATCGTAAAGACCAACACGGCGTTCATCCAGAAATTCGCTGAAAAACAGGCGCAATACATGAATGACTCGCTTCAGGTCAAAACTCTGAACGAATGGGCGGAAACCCAAAACGAAATCGCCCAGGCTAATTTGAACGATTTGATGGATATGGCGACCCGGACCTCCGAACAGTGCGTTAAACTGGCGGTGGACGTGATGGCTCCGATCAACCAGCAAATCGGTGAAACGGTTAAAAAAGCTGGCAAAAGCATGGCGGCCTAA
- the clpS gene encoding ATP-dependent Clp protease adapter ClpS — protein sequence MDEDFPDFDESDDGNDGAATEEEKETGLLLKTRPKTKKPSMYKVLLLNDDYTPMEFVVHILERFFSKNRQEATDIMLHVHRRGVGICGVFTYEVAETKVAQVMDFARANEQPLQCTMEKE from the coding sequence ATGGACGAAGACTTCCCGGATTTCGATGAATCGGATGACGGCAACGATGGTGCCGCGACGGAAGAAGAAAAGGAAACCGGGCTTTTGCTGAAAACCCGGCCCAAAACCAAAAAGCCGTCCATGTACAAGGTTCTTCTGCTGAACGACGATTATACGCCGATGGAATTCGTCGTTCATATTCTGGAAAGGTTTTTCAGCAAGAATAGGCAGGAAGCCACCGACATCATGCTCCACGTTCACCGGCGGGGCGTCGGGATCTGCGGCGTTTTTACCTATGAAGTGGCGGAAACCAAAGTGGCGCAGGTCATGGATTTCGCCCGCGCCAACGAACAACCGCTGCAATGCACGATGGAGAAAGAATAA